In a genomic window of Bacillus rossius redtenbacheri isolate Brsri chromosome 4 unlocalized genomic scaffold, Brsri_v3 Brsri_v3_scf4_2, whole genome shotgun sequence:
- the LOC134542049 gene encoding receptor-interacting serine/threonine-protein kinase 4-like, producing MSTLQHVVALVALVALGSGADSSAQVGRYVRGAQDADLQPINNDKKVKNLSGLLTEANQHVQELTEREKHLNNTVQTLSRRLQGPLNSPQECSVAKPELDHVLSEFYKDQDWGTLRRGLESALDHGSVAYQQLQTVAYGHAFPLWRIGSLCVMELAEVLVSGSRGPNITEADGDTILHGAAEGGCMALVTRLLDLGADLNARDNGGATPLVVAARYGRLEVVRLLSERGADLDCADGHGSTGLHVAAEGGHLGVVRYLVEAGADLAAHDENGGTALDRARSRGRLKVLQYLMSRAAQASSEHTTQAA from the exons ATGTCGACTCTGCAGCACGTGGTGGCGCTGGTGGCGCTGGTGGCGCTGGGTTCAGGCGCAGATTCCAGCGCCCAG GTAGGGAGATATGTTCGAGGCGCTCAGGATGCGGACTTGCAGCCCATCAATAACGACAAAAAG GTTAAAAATCTCAGCGGGCTGCTGACAGAGGCAAATCAACATGTACAGGAACTTACGGAGAGAGAGAAGCATCTAAACAACACA GTGCAGACGCTCTCCAGACGGCTTCAAGGACCGCTCAACAGCCCTCAGGAGTGTTCCGTCGCCAAGCCTGAACTGGACCACGTG CTTAGTGAATTCTACAAGGACCAGGATTGGGGGACACTGAGGCGAGGGCTGGAGTCGGCACTGGACCATGGCAGCGTGGCCTACCAGCAACTGCAGACCGTGGCATACGGGCACGCCTTCCCGCTGTGGAGGATCGGCAGCCTCTGTGTGATGGAGCTGGCCGAGGTGCTGGTGTCGGGTTCCCGGGGCCCCAATATCACCGAGGCTGACGGCGACACCATCCTGCATGGCGCCGCTGAAGGCGGCTGTATGGCGCTGGTCACGAGACTCCTGGACCTGGGGGCCGACCTGAACGCCAGGGACAACGGAGGTGCCACGCCCCTCGTGGTCGCCGCCAG GTACGGCCGCCTGGAGGTGGTGCGGCTCCTGAGCGAGCGTGGCGCCGACCTGGACTGCGCCGATGGCCACGGCTCGACGGGCCTGCACGTGGCGGCGGAAGGCGGCCATCTGGGGGTGGTCCGATACCTGGTGGAGGCTGGGGCCGACCTCGCCGCCCACGACGAGAACGGGGGCACCGCGCTGGACAGAGCGCGGTCCCGGGGCCGCTTGAAGGTCCTGCAGTACCTGATGTCCCGTGCAGCCCAGGCATCCTCCGAGCACACCACGCAGGCTGCATGA